The genome window CGAACACACGGATTACAACGGCCTGCCCGTGCTTCCCATGACGATTGACCGACGGATTGGGATAGCCTGCGCGATTCGCACGGACGCCCGCATCCGTGTCCGCGCGGCGGCGCCGGACTATCCGCCGTGTGAATTCGAGAACGGTCCCGCCATTCCGCCGTCGCCTTCCGGCGCATGGGAAAATTACTGCAAAGCCGCCGTGGAAGGCTTGAACCGGCATTTTCAGACGCGGTCCTTTCCCGGCATGGACCTTTTCGTCGAGGGAACGATTCCGATGTCGGCGGGTCTCAGTTCCTCTTCGGCGCTGGTTGTGGCGTGTTCGTTGGCCTACCTGCGTTGTCTTGGCAAGACGCTGGAAAAGGACATCACCCGGCTGGCGCTTGCGAGCCTGCTGGCGGAGGCGGAACAGTATGTCGGCACCCGCGGCGGCGGCATGGATCAGGCCATCATCCTGAACGGGGACGCCGGAGCGGCCTGCAAGATTGATTTCTTCCCGCTACGTATCCAGCGCGTGCCCCTGCCGTCCGGCCATGTGTTCGTTGTGTGCCATTCGCTGGTCAAGGCCGAAAAGACAGGCGAAGCGCTGCACTTGTACAACGCCGGTCCTCGCCTGTGCCGCCTGATAACCGCCATGGCCGCCAAAACAATCAGCCGACAGTTCGGCACAAACGTCGTTATCGAACGACTGGCCGATTTATGGAACGGACATCTGTGCCTGACGTCTTCCGAGGTTGCCGCCCTGTTCGATGAAACCTTCCCGGCCGGGCGAACCTCCCTTGCCGATGCCGCAGACTACCTGGGCACCACGGTCGAACGGATCCGGGAGCATTGGCTGGGCGATCTTCGAGAGCCGCCGGACGGTTTCGCGTTGAAGGCCCGCGCACGGCATCAACTGACCGAATACCAGCGCGTGGAAGCCGCGCGCGATGCGTTTCTTGCGGACGATGCCGAAACCCTGGGCGAACTGATGAACGCCTCGCACGAAAGCTGCGCGCGCGATTACGCCATCAGTTGCCCCGAACTCGACATGCTCGTCGCCACGGCCCGCGAGGCCGGCGCGCTTGGATCGCGTTTGACCGGCGCCGGTTTCGGCGGATGCACCGTCAGCCTTGTCGCCAAAGATCGTGTCGGGGATTTCATGAAGTCCATCCAATCCCGCTATTACGAGACCTTTATGGCCGCCCGGCCCCGGTTAGACCTGCGAGAGCCCATGTTCGTCGCACAGGCCGCCCCCGGCGCGGGATACTTCGACTAATCGCCGCCGCAAACCCGGAAAGCCGGCTTTCCCTCGACTTTATTAAAGCGATCCTCCGGGCGTCCACGATCGAAAGTGAAATTATGTGGTATGCTCCCGGATAGGACAACGAGGACCGGAGGCATGGCGGCGCTTTTTCAACGATGCGTCAGGGGACAATCGCGGGGCGGGCGCTTTTCAGCCTGTTTGACGATCGCGGCCGTTTTGACGGCGTGTATTTTTACTCCCGGCGCGTTTGGCGACACGCGCCGTATTCTGATAGTGGGGGACAGTCTCGCCGCGCATATGTATCTCAAGCGGTCGCTGCAACGGGTGCTGGATGAATCCGGACTGGGCGCGCTGGCCGTCGAAGGCGCCTCGACCGCCATCGGCGGAATGAAGGCGTCGCATTTTGCCTCCAATTACATCCTGCCCGGGTCCGATCAGGGTCTGCTGGATCGCATTGACTTGATGCTGTTGGCCTTTCCGACCATCGAAATCGTCGAAATCTGGCTGGGCTGCAACGATATCCTGTGGGAAAGCTGGAACGCATCGTTTACCCCGCAGCAGGAAGAGGCGCTGCTCGATACTATTCAGACGGATTTGCAAGCCATTGTCACGCATATCCTCGCCGTGCGCCGCAACCTTCGTGTCGCGCTGTGCGATTACGACTACTTCAATTGCGTGGAGACGGTGACGCCCGGCCGCCCGGAATACAGCCTTTTCAGCGAGACGAACTGGCGTTACTGGGGCCGCCCAAGCCCTGTGCGGCTCAATGAAATGCTTGTGGCGCTGGGGGAAAGGAAACGCGCCATTGCCCAGGCAACCCCCGGCTGCATCTATGTGCATAACTTTGGAAGAATGCAGCATTACTTCGGCTATCGCCCGTATTTTGAGGTAGGCGAGGCGCCGCTTCCCGGCATTTTCCCCGCGTATACCCCGTTTCCGGGCGGTTTTACGCTCTTTCCCAGTCCGCCCGCCGCGATGGACGACGATGCGGTTCACGGCGGCAAAGATTATCTCCATTTCAGCGTGAAGGGTTCCCTGTTTCTAGGCCGTGATTGCTTGGATCGGTATTACCGCCCATGGCTTGAAACCCCGGACTGGACCTTTGCCACCGATCCCGAACCGATCAACGGCATGCGGCGCGTTTCCCTGGCGCCCGTTCTGCGCTGGCGCGCGGCAACCGGCGCCCTGTACCACGATGTCTATCTGGGTAACGTCACCGAAGGTTTTGGACTGGTGTCGGAC of Candidatus Hydrogenedentota bacterium contains these proteins:
- the galK gene encoding galactokinase, with translation MDPARIKKAFRQAFPDAAEPFVCMAPGRVNIIGEHTDYNGLPVLPMTIDRRIGIACAIRTDARIRVRAAAPDYPPCEFENGPAIPPSPSGAWENYCKAAVEGLNRHFQTRSFPGMDLFVEGTIPMSAGLSSSSALVVACSLAYLRCLGKTLEKDITRLALASLLAEAEQYVGTRGGGMDQAIILNGDAGAACKIDFFPLRIQRVPLPSGHVFVVCHSLVKAEKTGEALHLYNAGPRLCRLITAMAAKTISRQFGTNVVIERLADLWNGHLCLTSSEVAALFDETFPAGRTSLADAADYLGTTVERIREHWLGDLREPPDGFALKARARHQLTEYQRVEAARDAFLADDAETLGELMNASHESCARDYAISCPELDMLVATAREAGALGSRLTGAGFGGCTVSLVAKDRVGDFMKSIQSRYYETFMAARPRLDLREPMFVAQAAPGAGYFD